The following nucleotide sequence is from Ignavibacteriales bacterium.
TGGGCATAGTGATTATCTATGGTTTTGCTTCATTTTTCCCCGATTCATTCATGTGGGGAATCAATCATCTGGCATTTCTTCCAGTTTCGATGCGGATAGTATTTCTCTTGATTGCATTGTCCATCGGATTCCTTTTAATATCAAGAAATATTCAATTTTTTATCGATGATAAAATTCATTTTCTTTCTTATTCTCTCATAGTTCGCATTTTAATCCTGTCTCTGATTGCAATTTCAGGAACAGCTATATTTTATTCTTACCGAATCCGTACCGAGATGTACGGAGATACCTTGACTCTTTTAAGTTTGTTATCAGAAAAACGATATGCGCTTGCGGATTTGTTCGACCTTAGTGATAAAGAGCCGTTAACTCGTATGATCCATCAATCTCTGTCATCAAAATTTGGTGTGGATCAAAAATCGATGTTCCAAATTGTGAGTGCCGTTAGCGGGGGAATATTTTTAGTTTTAATAACTGTCTTCATAGTGAACAGGAATAATACAAGATCATGGAAATTGCTCGCACTAATCGTTTTCTTTTTTGCCGGTGCCAACCAATTGTTCTTTGGACATGTGGAAGATTATACTCTTGTTTATTTGGCTATCACCGTGTTCCTTATTCTTGCCTGGAATTTATTTGATGGAAAAAAAGTGTTTGGTTGGATGATCATTGTATTCCTTATCGGATCAAGACTTCATATCGAAATGATTTTATTGCTGCCGGCGCTACTCTATGCGGGTGCTTTTTTGGTGGAACAAAGGCAAGGGAAATTGAACCGTTGGTTGAAGCCGCGGAATATTATGTTTCTTATATTAGCTTCCATGGTTGGCTCATTCTTTGTCTATCTTTTTTATTTTGATGCGTATCGGTATTCAGTTGGTGACCAGAAAGAAATAATGACGAAAATATTTCTTCCGGTTGTAAATCCGCTACAGCAACCGCATTCGTATTCTCTTATTTCTTTAAATCATTTCTCTGATGTTATTCAGCAATTATTTTTTATCGCGTCACCTGCGCTCGTGTTATTGACGATGGCCATCGTTGGCTATGGTAAAAATATTCGGTGGAAAGAACCCCGTTTAATATTTTCGCTCATTGCTCTGTTTTATTTTATCATATTTAATTTCACGATCAATCCGATGCTGTCGATGCCGCGCGATTGGGATATGTTGTCTCCCACTGCGGCAGCTATTAATTTTGCTTCTATTGCAATAACTTTTCAACTATTTAAAAATTCAAGAATCAGATTCTATTATTCGAAAATAATTGGTGCCGTTGGTGCTGCTGCAATATTATCCGGTACATTATTTATCATAAACGCAGATGAACAAATGTCGGCTTTACGTCTGGAAGGTGTTGGTAAGTGGGTTTTCAAAAGTTATTATAACGGTTCTACCTATATTATAAATATGGGGGAGAAGATGATGGGTGATTCACAGAAACAAATCGAACATAGAGAACAAACGATTAAAGATTTGTTGCCGTACACTTCTAAACCTGACCTGAATATCAGCATGTTATATTATAAACTGGCTGTTCTTTATTATCAACAACGCGATTTTGAAAATTCCGGTAATCGTAGTGCCGATGCTCTTCAGTATGATTCACAAAATGCTTCGGCGCTTAAAACTTTGGGATTATCTAAGATACAACTGAAACAATTCGATAAAGCAATTAATCTTTTTTCTTTTTATAATAAGAATATCAATAATCGGGATATTAACGATGCGCAGGGAATGTTACTGGAAGAAAGTGCCCGATTATTGGCAGTTATGAGTTTAAAGGAGGATAAAAAAACGGAAATTCAAAATAAATTAGACGAAATATATCGTCTGATATTGGTAAAATGATAAATTTATGAAAATAGTAATTGTTGGAACAGCATATCCTCTTCGTGGTGGAATAGCGCATTTCAATGCTTTGCTCGCCAAACATCTTGGTATTCACCACACGGTTGAGACAGTTACTTTTAAACGTCAATATCCGAAATTCCTATTCCCCGGCAAAACACAGGATGAGGCGGGTGCACCGATTGACGTTGCAGAAGCTCCGCAGTTGGTAGATTCGATTAATCCATTAAACTGGCTCAAGGTTGCAAAAATCATAAAAGAAAAAAAACCTGATTTGCTTATCTTCAAATACTGGCTTCCGTTTTTTGGTCCTTGCTTCGGTACGATTGCAAAATTGGTCAAACGTAAATCTAACACAAAAGTACTTTTTATTTGCGATAATATTATTCCTCACGAACGCCGGTTTGGTGATGTCGTTTTTACAAAGTATGCATTCAAACAGGCAAATTATTTTATAGTTCAGTCCGATGCGGTCGAACGGGATCTGCGAAAGTATTTTCCTATTGCACATTACTGCAAAGTTCCACATCCGGTTTATGAAAATTTCGGTGAACCAATGAATAAAGAAACAGCCAGAA
It contains:
- a CDS encoding glycosyltransferase, with product MKIVIVGTAYPLRGGIAHFNALLAKHLGIHHTVETVTFKRQYPKFLFPGKTQDEAGAPIDVAEAPQLVDSINPLNWLKVAKIIKEKKPDLLIFKYWLPFFGPCFGTIAKLVKRKSNTKVLFICDNIIPHERRFGDVVFTKYAFKQANYFIVQSDAVERDLRKYFPIAHYCKVPHPVYENFGEPMNKETARTNLGINSKKVILYFGYVRAYKGLLVLFDAMKQLDDVQLLAVGEYYDDQKKYVDKVKSFGLESRIKFYPDYIPNDQVALYFSAADIVVLPYLSATQSGITQIAYNFDKPVIATNVGGLAEVVIDGRTGYVVPPNDAAALASAIKRFYTEKNEQEFVAMVKIEKTKYSWENFIRAIEGLMETHERK